A segment of the Candidatus Protochlamydia naegleriophila genome:
TCCAGCTGTCATCACAACCAAATCTCCATAACTAACCAACTGACTATCTAAAGCAAAAGAACTGATTTTTTCAAAACTCTCATCTAGCGAGCCGCAAGGCTCGCTTAAATAAGGAATAACACCCCAGTTAAAAGCTAACTGGTGAAAGCTTTTTTCATTCGCCGTCATTGCAATGATCGGCATTTTGGGACGGAGCCTAGATAACAGACGAGCCGTCGATCCCCCTCTCGTAAAGGCAAAAATAGCCTTAGCATTCGAACTATAAGCCGTCTTTACAGTCGCCAAGGTGACTGCCGAAGGAACGTCATGATAGACAAGGGGTGCATGCTGATCAAAAAACGCCCGATAATTAAAATCTGCCTCAGCCTCTTCAACAATGCTGCGCATGACATTCACTGTTTCAACCGGATAGCGGCCTATAGCCGTCTCCCCCGATAACATCACGGCCGATGTACTATCATAAATAGCATTAGCAACATCAGACGTTTCAGCACGCGTTGGCCTTGGATTATTGATCATCGATTCTAGCATCTGCGTTGCTGTCACAACCGGCTTGCCTGCCAAATAACTCTTGCGGATCATCATTTTTTGCAAACGAGGAACATGGCTAAGAGGCACTTCAACCCCTAAATCACCGCGTGCAATCATGATCCCATCAGCTGCTTGGACGATGCTATCAAAATTTTGCACCCCTTCACTATTTTCAATCTTAGCAATCACTAAAATATCAGGCTTTTTCTCTTCCGCCAAAAGACGCTTAATTGTTAACACATGCTCGGCTGAACGGACAAAAGAAGCCGCAATCAAATCAATATCTTGCTGGCAGCCAAAGCGAATATCCTCGATATCTTTATTCGTCACAGGAGGTAGGTTAACGCTCGTATTGGGAATATTTACTCCCTTACCCGAACGAATAATGCCACCATTATCAATTTGCACAACGACGCTGTCCTCTAGATTCTCGACAATGTGAGAGGCAATATAGCCATCGTCGAATAAAACACGCGTTCCCTCAGGCAAATTATTTAAAACCTCGCCTGGGAAAACAGAAACTTGATTTTCATCCCCTAGCTTCTCATGTTTGAGAAGACGCCATTTTTGGCCGGATGTCAAAAGAATTTGGCCGTCTTTAATTTTTCCCAGGCGGATCTCAGGCCCTTTCGTATCAAGCATGATCGATAAAGGCATGCCAAGCAGTCTACGTGCCTCTTTCAGATTATCAATGATCATTAAATGCTCTGCTTGAGTACCATGGCTAAAATTGAGCCGAGCGACATTCATGCCTGCACGCATCAAATCTAAAATTTTATCGACAGTATGACATGCAGGGCCCATTGTGCAAATAATTTTGGTTCTAATTATCGTCATAGCTTTTCAATTTCCTTCTTGCGTCACTCTATTTGCGAATACCCTATGCACCTTGACCCCCCTTTTAGAGTTTGCATGCCTTTTCACAAGATAACTAGCAACTCCACAGTCGTTTCACTTTGAGTCAATCATTAATTTAATCCTAAATATCTATTTTGACAAATAGATACACTATATATCCTAAAACTACTCTCCTTAGCTATCCCCTACCTCAGATTTTTACACCCTTTCCAAGGGTAGCATGCCTCTAAAAAAGAAACACTTAATGAATCTTAAGCATCTTAAATCCACTTAAATTAACTGCTCCTTTCAAAGGCCTCAATTGCCTTAAAACAATAATTAAACTTTTTATTTGACATCTCCTCTATAAAGATTTATGCATTGGAATAGTAGGACACAAGCCTGCGAGGACACTTTTATGTTAGAAGGCCCCTCTTCCCCTTTAAGCGAGTCAGGAGTAAAAAAAGAGGTAAAGGAGCTTGACGCATCTTTACCCCTCTTAATTACCTGTAGTGCCTTAAAACCTAAATGGTTAGCAAAAATCGCCAATCGCAAACATCCTCTTTCATCTCTTATGGATCAAATGCTTCAAGAAGAGTTCTCTTCTCGAAAGAAGCACCCATTTCCTGACACCCCATCCCTCTCTCTCAGCGATCGGCTGCAAATTCAGCAAAAAAATTTTCTTAGCGTCATATCTAACCTCTCATTACCTCTTTTTTCTCCTGATTCCAAAAATGAGAACACGACCTCATTAGAATCCAGCACCAAAGAGATGAAAGAGCAGCAATTAATCGAATGGCTTAAAGAAAAAGGGTATACGAACTTAGCAGAAAAATTAGCTCCACAAAGCGGTTACCCCTGGGATGAGATTAAAGCCATTCGCTGCCCCATTCTCATCGAACAGCTTGTCGATCTCTACAGCCTTAGCGATCAGAAAAATGTAGGGAGTGAAAAGCGCGAACAGCTCATGGACTTCGCTATTAATTTAGCTAAAATGGCTACCGCATCCAATCTTAAAGGCAATTATATGCACTCACATGAGCTGACAGAAGATGCGAAGCAAGTGCTTGGTCAATTAATTTATCTATTCAATAACGACCCACCATCAGCCATAAAAGCCATTCATACTCCTCATTACAATACGGCGGTCGTAAACATTAACAAAGAATTTAACATTCGGATTCAAGACTTGTGCTACCGCTTGCAAAACCACTATGTTGGCCATTACGAAACCCAGCTGCAAGCCCCTGATGTAGCCATCCACAATATGATCCCACGTGAAATTGCTAAAGCTCTTTTAACGGATATAGGAAGCATAAACATCGGCATCATTGACATACTGTCAGACATCTTTCTATCTCAAGAAGAGCGCCCTTTAAACCATGAGGCCAACCTCTCCTACGCATTAAAGCTTTTACAGCGGTCTCCAAAATTGCGAGGAGAATTCGATAAAATTAAAGCGCCAAATTCCTCAAAAATGCCCTC
Coding sequences within it:
- the pyk gene encoding pyruvate kinase, encoding MTIIRTKIICTMGPACHTVDKILDLMRAGMNVARLNFSHGTQAEHLMIIDNLKEARRLLGMPLSIMLDTKGPEIRLGKIKDGQILLTSGQKWRLLKHEKLGDENQVSVFPGEVLNNLPEGTRVLFDDGYIASHIVENLEDSVVVQIDNGGIIRSGKGVNIPNTSVNLPPVTNKDIEDIRFGCQQDIDLIAASFVRSAEHVLTIKRLLAEEKKPDILVIAKIENSEGVQNFDSIVQAADGIMIARGDLGVEVPLSHVPRLQKMMIRKSYLAGKPVVTATQMLESMINNPRPTRAETSDVANAIYDSTSAVMLSGETAIGRYPVETVNVMRSIVEEAEADFNYRAFFDQHAPLVYHDVPSAVTLATVKTAYSSNAKAIFAFTRGGSTARLLSRLRPKMPIIAMTANEKSFHQLAFNWGVIPYLSEPCGSLDESFEKISSFALDSQLVSYGDLVVMTAGTPFGFSGTTNMMIVESIGDVLVRGHSGYGNRVHGNVTIVLAPESKAPYAVKDQLLVIARCDDDYLPLMREAAGIILQNHINDVESEKFAKKIALSLGKPVLLRADAACQILKEGQLITLDPEKALVYKGIVLD